The following are from one region of the Centroberyx gerrardi isolate f3 chromosome 16, fCenGer3.hap1.cur.20231027, whole genome shotgun sequence genome:
- the zdhhc15b gene encoding palmitoyltransferase ZDHHC15B — translation MRIGVRWNMALSRGLRCCQRVFSWIPVLIITSVVLWSYYAYVFELCLFTLTNTLEKVAYLLVFHVCFVMFSWTYWKSIFTPPASPCKKFQLSYSDKERYEMEERPDAQKQILVEIAKKLPIFSRAQSGAIRFCDRCQVLKPDRCHHCSVCETCVLKMDHHCPWVNNCVGFSNYKFFLLFLSYSMLYCVFIAATVFQYFLKFWVGDLPNGPAKFHVLFLMFVALMFFVSLMFLFGYHCWLVAKNRSTLEAFSAPVFVGGPDRNGFNVGVRRNLQQVFGEDRRLWFIPVFTSQGNGHYFPLKNLSESQNPLLANEEMWEESDDCSEEGSLVDDRDPSVTIELEE, via the exons ATGAGGATCGGGGTTAGATGGAATATGGCTCTCTCCAGAGGTTTGAGATGCTGTCAAAGGGTTTTCTCTTGGATACCTGTGCTTATAATAACCTCCGTGGTGCTGTGGTCATACTACGCCTACGTATTTGAGCTATGTTTGT TTACACTCACCAACACATTGGAAAAAG TGGCCTATCTACTGGTGTTTCATGTTTGCTTTGTGATGTTCTCCTGGACCTACTGGAAGTCCATCTTCACCCCACCTGCATCACCGTGCAAAAAG TTTCAGCTGTCATACTCGGACAAGGAGAGGTATGAGATGGAAGAGAGGCCGGATGCTCAGAAACAAATCCTGGTTGAGATTGCAAAGAAACTGCCCATCTTCTCTCGAGCTCAATCTGGAG CTATCAGGTTCTGCGACCGCTGCCAGGTACTGAAGCCTGACCGCTGTCACCACTGCTCTGTTTGTGAAAC ATGTGTCTTGAAGATGGACCATCACTGTCCatg gGTGAACAACTGCGTGGGCTTTTCCAACTACAAGTTTTTCCTGCTTTTCCTCTCCTACTCCATGCTGTACTGCGTATTCATTGCAGCCACAGTCTTTCAGTATTTTCTCAAGTTCTGGGTG ggGGACTTGCCAAATGGGCCTGCGAAGTTCCATGTCCTCTTCCTCATGTTTGTGGCGCTCATGTTCTTTGTCAGTCTCATGTTCCTCTTTGGCTACCACTGCTGGTTGGTGGCCAAGAACAGGTCCACTTTAG agGCCTTCTCAGCTCCAGTTTTTGTCGGTGGTCCGGACAGAAATGGCTTCAATGTTGGCGTTCGCAGAAACCTGCAGCAGGTATTTGGAGAGGACAGGAGGCTGTGGTTCATCCCTGTCTTCACAAG CCAAGGGAACGGCCACTACTTCCCCCTGAAGAACCTGAGTGAATCCCAGAATCCCCTATTAGCTAATGAGGAGATGTGGGAGGAGTCAGATGATTGCTCTGAGGAAGGCAGCTTGG TTGATGACCGAGACCCCTCTGTTACCATAGAGTTGGAGGAATAG